One genomic region from Mycobacterium basiliense encodes:
- a CDS encoding PE family protein produces MSFVSVAPELVAAAASEVTAVGSAVAAASAAAAGSTTVVAAAADEVSAAIAALFGAYAQQYQAVSAQVAGFGERFVQTLIAGAGAYIGTEVGSAAAMSPLQTVERGLWEVVNTPTEALFGRALIGNGTNGAPGTGQAGGAGGLLWGSGGNGGSGGVGQAGGAGGPAGMFGHGGAGGPGGISGVSGVGAAGGVGGQGGWLYGNGGAGGAGGQGALSGGGGGAGGQGGLVYGAGGVGGAGGVGSVGGNGGHGGVGGAAGMLGAGGAGGAGGGGGSGVAAGVGAPGGGGGHAGDGGAGGRGGWLVGFGGVGGDGGVGGAGGAGGDGADAVALGNAGDRGGDGGAGGAGGLGGAGGKGSLIGFLGQQGAGGAGGAGGTGGVAGDGGNGAAGTFAGGTGVGGAGGDGGNPGLGGIGGAGGTGSVQGVHGAEGARPAGGDGGDGGRGADSTLELFTGGRGGAGGNGGLHGDGGNGGDGGTGGASAGGGRGGAGGNAGDYGNGGNGGDGGAGGSGRDGVDGRTPGATGTPGQRGGAGGHGGDGGLGGALGGHGGAGGNGGTGGSGGTGGDAQSGTDGVSGGNIHGQDGGSGGNGGAGGDGGDGGLGGQARATGYADGTRGAGGDGGDGGDAGLAGDGGDGANAAPRSGAAGGDGGHGGDPGVGGRGGAAGNGGTTGARGDDGFSPTSGGDGGRGGNGGSGANGASGVAGTDGGDGGRGGDGGAYGNGGFGGAGGNGGDGGRGFSGQNAGGHGNPGGDAGRGGAGGVGGDGGVHGGNGGGGGVGGIGGDGGDGGDGRAGATPTTVNGENGGAGGRGGHAGNGGGGGAGGAGGHAYAEGFHNGADGVGGVGGAGGDGGDGARGGNGGPGANGRGFSAGQPGGNGGHGGDGGVGGFGGTGGLSGDGFTRAAQGESGIRGNGGNGGHGGTGGGGNPGGLGAVPGDGGNGGHGGIGYNAGNGGNGGTGGQSPLPSGLPVAGNGGNGGNGGHSYGGTAGSGGQGGSGGRGSGSGWGGDGGRGGDGGIATIDGVDYLGQPGVDGVAAVSRTGGVGGHGGDGGHP; encoded by the coding sequence ATGTCATTTGTCAGTGTGGCACCGGAGTTGGTGGCCGCGGCGGCGTCCGAAGTGACCGCTGTGGGGTCGGCGGTCGCGGCGGCCAGCGCGGCGGCGGCGGGGTCGACGACGGTGGTGGCGGCGGCCGCGGATGAGGTGTCGGCGGCGATTGCGGCGTTGTTCGGTGCCTACGCGCAGCAGTATCAGGCGGTTAGTGCCCAGGTGGCCGGGTTCGGTGAGCGGTTTGTGCAGACATTGATCGCTGGTGCCGGCGCTTATATCGGCACCGAGGTGGGCAGCGCTGCGGCCATGTCGCCGTTGCAGACCGTGGAACGGGGCTTGTGGGAGGTCGTGAATACACCCACCGAGGCGTTGTTCGGGCGGGCGTTGATCGGAAACGGCACCAATGGGGCGCCGGGCACTGGGCAGGCCGGCGGGGCTGGTGGGTTGTTGTGGGGTAGCGGCGGCAATGGCGGTTCGGGTGGGGTTGGTCAGGCCGGCGGTGCCGGTGGGCCGGCAGGGATGTTCGGCCACGGGGGGGCTGGTGGCCCTGGCGGGATCAGCGGTGTGTCGGGCGTGGGTGCCGCGGGTGGCGTCGGTGGCCAGGGCGGGTGGCTGTATGGCAATGGTGGTGCCGGCGGGGCGGGCGGGCAGGGCGCCTTGAGCGGCGGTGGCGGAGGGGCCGGTGGCCAGGGCGGGCTGGTGTACGGGGCCGGCGGGGTGGGCGGAGCCGGCGGGGTGGGCAGTGTGGGCGGAAATGGCGGACATGGCGGTGTCGGCGGTGCCGCCGGGATGTTGGGGGCCGGCGGGGCCGGTGGGGCGGGCGGGGGTGGTGGCAGTGGTGTCGCCGCTGGTGTTGGTGCCCCCGGCGGCGGCGGTGGTCACGCCGGTGACGGTGGAGCCGGCGGCCGGGGTGGCTGGTTGGTTGGTTTCGGTGGCGTCGGCGGCGATGGCGGTGTTGGTGGAGCTGGTGGTGCCGGCGGCGACGGTGCGGACGCGGTCGCGTTGGGCAATGCCGGGGACCGCGGCGGCGATGGCGGTGCCGGCGGTGCCGGCGGGTTGGGCGGTGCCGGCGGTAAGGGCAGTCTGATCGGCTTCCTGGGGCAGCAAGGTGCCGGCGGTGCCGGTGGCGCCGGTGGGACCGGCGGGGTCGCCGGTGATGGCGGAAATGGTGCCGCCGGCACGTTCGCCGGCGGCACCGGCGTCGGCGGTGCTGGCGGCGATGGCGGTAATCCGGGGCTGGGTGGAATCGGTGGTGCCGGCGGGACCGGTTCTGTGCAGGGTGTGCACGGCGCGGAGGGTGCCCGGCCGGCTGGTGGCGACGGCGGTGACGGCGGCCGCGGCGCCGATAGCACCCTGGAGCTCTTTACCGGTGGGCGTGGTGGGGCCGGTGGTAACGGCGGACTCCACGGCGACGGCGGTAACGGCGGCGATGGCGGCACCGGCGGGGCCTCGGCCGGGGGCGGGAGGGGTGGAGCCGGTGGGAATGCCGGGGACTACGGCAATGGCGGTAACGGTGGTGACGGCGGCGCCGGTGGTTCGGGACGCGACGGGGTGGACGGGCGCACGCCGGGCGCTACCGGCACGCCCGGCCAGCGCGGCGGCGCTGGTGGCCACGGTGGGGACGGCGGTCTGGGCGGGGCTCTGGGCGGTCACGGAGGTGCCGGCGGTAATGGCGGTACCGGCGGGTCCGGCGGTACCGGTGGCGACGCCCAATCAGGGACCGATGGGGTGTCGGGCGGGAACATCCACGGGCAGGACGGCGGTAGCGGCGGCAACGGTGGCGCAGGCGGGGACGGCGGCGACGGTGGGCTGGGCGGCCAGGCGCGGGCCACCGGATACGCCGATGGCACCCGCGGTGCCGGCGGTGACGGCGGCGACGGCGGAGACGCTGGGCTTGCCGGTGACGGCGGCGACGGTGCCAACGCCGCGCCGCGCTCGGGTGCGGCCGGCGGTGACGGCGGACATGGCGGTGACCCGGGTGTCGGCGGCCGGGGCGGTGCCGCCGGCAACGGCGGTACTACGGGCGCGCGCGGCGACGACGGGTTCAGCCCGACCAGCGGCGGTGACGGTGGTAGGGGAGGAAACGGGGGTAGCGGCGCGAACGGCGCCTCCGGCGTTGCGGGTACCGACGGCGGTGATGGCGGCCGAGGTGGCGATGGCGGGGCCTACGGCAACGGCGGGTTCGGCGGCGCCGGCGGCAATGGCGGGGACGGCGGCCGAGGTTTCTCGGGTCAAAACGCGGGTGGGCACGGGAACCCTGGTGGGGATGCCGGACGAGGTGGCGCGGGTGGTGTCGGCGGTGATGGCGGTGTCCACGGCGGTAACGGTGGTGGCGGCGGGGTCGGCGGCATCGGCGGTGATGGTGGTGATGGCGGTGACGGGCGTGCTGGGGCGACCCCTACCACCGTTAACGGTGAAAACGGCGGTGCGGGCGGCAGGGGCGGCCACGCCGGCAACGGTGGCGGTGGCGGCGCCGGCGGCGCCGGCGGGCACGCCTATGCGGAGGGATTCCACAACGGCGCCGACGGAGTCGGCGGTGTTGGCGGAGCCGGTGGCGACGGTGGTGACGGTGCTCGGGGCGGTAACGGAGGTCCGGGCGCCAATGGCCGCGGTTTCAGCGCCGGCCAACCTGGTGGAAATGGTGGGCATGGTGGCGACGGCGGCGTGGGTGGTTTCGGTGGTACCGGTGGCCTCAGCGGCGACGGTTTCACCAGAGCCGCCCAGGGTGAGAGCGGGATCAGAGGCAACGGCGGCAACGGCGGCCACGGCGGCACCGGCGGCGGAGGTAACCCCGGCGGTTTGGGTGCGGTGCCCGGTGACGGTGGCAACGGGGGTCACGGCGGTATCGGTTACAACGCCGGTAACGGCGGGAATGGCGGTACCGGCGGACAGAGCCCCTTGCCCTCCGGCCTGCCGGTGGCCGGTAACGGCGGTAATGGCGGTAACGGCGGCCACAGTTACGGCGGCACGGCTGGCTCCGGTGGCCAAGGCGGCTCCGGCGGCCGAGGTTCAGGGTCGGGTTGGGGCGGCGACGGTGGTCGTGGTGGCGACGGCGGTATCGCAACTATCGATGGGGTGGACTACCTCGGCCAGCCCGGGGTGGACGGCGTCGCCGCGGTGAGCCGCACCGGAGGCGTCGGTGGCCACGGCGGGGACGGCGGCCACCCCTGA
- the rplJ gene encoding 50S ribosomal protein L10: MAKADKATAVADITEQFKASTATVITEYRGLTVANLAELRRSLGASATYAVAKNTLIKRAAAEAGVEGLDELFIGPTAIAFVKGEAVDVAKALKTFAKDNKALVIKGGYMDGHALSVAEVERIADLESREVLLAKLAGAMKGNLAKAAGLFNAPASQFARLAAALQEKKAAEPAPAAQATTSESPVEAG, translated from the coding sequence ATGGCCAAGGCTGACAAGGCCACCGCCGTCGCCGATATCACCGAGCAGTTCAAGGCCTCGACCGCGACTGTCATCACCGAGTACCGCGGTTTGACGGTGGCCAACCTGGCCGAGTTGCGCAGGTCGTTGGGGGCATCGGCCACCTACGCCGTGGCCAAGAACACACTGATCAAGCGCGCGGCCGCCGAGGCCGGTGTGGAGGGCCTCGACGAGCTCTTCATCGGTCCGACGGCGATCGCGTTCGTCAAAGGTGAAGCGGTCGACGTGGCCAAAGCGCTGAAGACCTTCGCCAAGGACAACAAGGCGCTGGTCATCAAGGGCGGCTACATGGACGGTCACGCCTTGAGCGTCGCCGAAGTCGAGCGCATCGCCGACCTGGAGTCTCGCGAGGTCCTACTGGCCAAGTTGGCCGGCGCGATGAAGGGCAATCTCGCCAAGGCCGCCGGGCTGTTCAACGCTCCCGCGTCGCAGTTCGCTCGGTTGGCCGCGGCCCTGCAGGAGAAGAAGGCCGCCGAGCCCGCCCCGGCCGCACAGGCAACCACCAGCGAGTCACCGGTGGAAGCCGGATAG
- the rplL gene encoding 50S ribosomal protein L7/L12, with protein sequence MSKISTDDLLDAFKEMTLLELSDFVKKFEETFEVTAAAPVAVAAAGAAPAGAAAEAAEEQSEFDVILEAAGDKKIGVIKVVREIVSGLGLKEAKDLVDGAPKPLLEKVAKEAADEAKTKLEAAGATVSVK encoded by the coding sequence ATGTCCAAGATCTCGACCGACGACCTGCTCGACGCGTTCAAAGAAATGACGCTGTTGGAGCTGTCCGATTTCGTCAAGAAGTTCGAGGAGACCTTTGAGGTCACCGCGGCCGCTCCGGTCGCCGTCGCCGCGGCGGGCGCTGCCCCGGCGGGCGCTGCCGCTGAGGCCGCCGAGGAGCAGTCCGAGTTCGACGTCATTCTTGAGGCCGCCGGTGACAAGAAAATCGGCGTTATCAAGGTGGTCCGCGAGATCGTCTCCGGCCTGGGCCTCAAGGAGGCCAAGGACCTGGTTGACGGCGCGCCCAAGCCGCTGCTGGAGAAGGTCGCCAAGGAGGCCGCCGACGAGGCCAAGACCAAGCTGGAGGCCGCCGGCGCCACCGTCTCCGTCAAGTAG
- a CDS encoding TetR/AcrR family transcriptional regulator, with translation MPGARNVRDELVGAAVALLNEDGPDALQTRKVAAAAGTSTMAVYTHFGGMRELIAAVAEEGLRQFDVALTVPQTDDPVADLVATGVAYRGYAIQRPHMYRLMFGSTSAHGINAPAENVLTLTIAEIEQDYPSFAHVVRGVHRSMTAGRLTVGAPGDGTRGATSDAEIVATAAQFWALIHGFVMLELAGFFGQEGAAIEPVLASMTTNLLVALGDSPERATRSQQSALGAR, from the coding sequence GTGCCCGGTGCCCGCAATGTTCGCGACGAGCTGGTGGGTGCCGCCGTCGCCCTGCTCAATGAGGACGGGCCCGACGCCTTGCAAACACGCAAGGTCGCTGCAGCGGCGGGGACCTCCACGATGGCGGTTTACACCCATTTCGGCGGAATGCGAGAACTTATCGCCGCCGTCGCCGAGGAGGGGCTACGGCAGTTCGACGTCGCGCTGACGGTGCCGCAGACCGATGATCCCGTGGCCGATCTGGTGGCTACCGGTGTCGCCTATCGCGGTTATGCCATCCAACGTCCGCACATGTATCGACTGATGTTCGGCAGTACCAGCGCGCACGGCATCAACGCACCGGCGGAAAATGTCCTGACGCTGACAATCGCCGAGATCGAGCAGGACTACCCCAGCTTCGCGCACGTGGTGCGGGGGGTGCATCGATCCATGACGGCTGGTCGACTCACCGTCGGTGCGCCGGGCGACGGAACTCGTGGGGCGACCTCCGACGCGGAGATTGTGGCCACCGCAGCGCAGTTCTGGGCGTTGATTCACGGGTTTGTCATGCTCGAGCTGGCCGGCTTCTTCGGTCAGGAGGGCGCGGCCATCGAACCGGTGCTGGCCTCGATGACCACGAACCTCCTGGTCGCTTTGGGTGATTCACCCGAGCGGGCAACGCGGTCACAACAGTCGGCGCTCGGCGCGCGCTGA
- a CDS encoding carotenoid oxygenase family protein, whose translation MTTMRTAKSPNPYLEGFLAPVRAEVTATDLKVSGHIPEHLNGRYLRNGPNPVAEVDPATYHWFSGDGMVHGVALQDGQARWYRNRWVRTKSVSAALGESPPARLDPKAGMLALGANTNVLTHAGRTLALVEGGVANYELTEELDTVGTCDFDGTLTGGYTAHPHRDPATGELHAVSYAFTRGPRVQYSVIDPQGRARRTVDIEVAGSPMMHDFSLTDKYVVIYDLPVTFDSAQVLPVRTPRWLGVPARLVMQSLIGRVRVPGPIAMMMNSNPKPSHRLPYAWNPHYPARIGVMSRDTDDVGGKPPVRWFDIEPCYVYHPLNAYSEIRDEEEILILDVVRYSRMFDRDRRGPGDTRPALDRWTINLTTGVVATERRDDRAQEFPRINETLLGGRHRFGYTLGVDGGYLASDATEMSTSLYKHDYATGSCDVAPLDPALLIGEMSFVPNPTAAAEDDGILMGYGYHRARGEGQLVLLDAATLEPMASVHLPQRVPLGFHGNWSATA comes from the coding sequence GTGACAACGATGCGAACCGCCAAATCCCCCAACCCGTACCTGGAAGGCTTCCTGGCGCCGGTGCGTGCGGAAGTGACCGCGACGGACCTCAAGGTCAGCGGGCACATCCCGGAGCATCTCAACGGACGCTATCTGCGTAATGGGCCGAATCCGGTCGCCGAGGTGGATCCCGCCACCTATCACTGGTTCAGCGGCGACGGGATGGTGCACGGGGTCGCTCTACAGGACGGGCAGGCCCGCTGGTACCGCAACCGCTGGGTGCGCACCAAGTCGGTGAGCGCCGCACTCGGCGAGTCGCCGCCGGCCCGGCTTGATCCCAAGGCGGGCATGTTGGCCCTGGGTGCCAACACCAATGTGTTGACACATGCCGGTCGCACCCTGGCTCTGGTGGAGGGTGGTGTGGCCAACTATGAACTCACCGAAGAACTCGACACCGTCGGGACCTGCGACTTCGACGGCACCCTAACCGGTGGCTATACCGCCCACCCGCACCGCGATCCGGCGACCGGTGAACTGCACGCCGTGTCCTACGCGTTTACCCGTGGCCCCAGGGTGCAGTACTCGGTGATCGATCCCCAGGGGCGGGCCCGACGCACCGTCGACATCGAGGTGGCCGGGTCGCCGATGATGCACGACTTCTCGCTGACCGACAAGTACGTGGTGATCTACGACTTGCCGGTGACCTTCGACAGCGCCCAGGTGTTGCCGGTGCGCACGCCGCGCTGGCTGGGGGTGCCCGCGCGGCTGGTGATGCAGTCGTTGATCGGACGTGTCCGGGTTCCCGGTCCAATCGCGATGATGATGAACAGTAACCCGAAGCCGTCGCACCGCCTGCCCTATGCCTGGAACCCCCACTACCCGGCCCGCATCGGCGTTATGTCCCGGGATACCGACGACGTCGGCGGCAAGCCTCCAGTGCGGTGGTTCGACATCGAACCTTGCTACGTCTATCACCCGCTGAACGCGTACTCCGAGATTCGGGACGAGGAGGAGATCCTGATCCTTGACGTGGTGCGCTATTCGCGGATGTTCGACCGGGACCGACGCGGCCCCGGGGATACCCGCCCCGCGCTGGACCGTTGGACCATCAACCTGACCACCGGCGTCGTCGCCACCGAACGGCGCGACGATCGAGCGCAGGAGTTTCCCCGGATTAACGAGACTCTGCTCGGTGGCCGGCATCGGTTTGGCTACACGCTCGGTGTGGACGGCGGCTATCTTGCCAGCGACGCGACCGAGATGTCGACATCGCTGTACAAGCACGACTACGCGACCGGGTCATGCGACGTCGCTCCATTGGATCCCGCTCTGCTGATCGGCGAGATGTCCTTTGTGCCCAACCCGACGGCTGCCGCCGAGGACGACGGAATCCTCATGGGCTACGGGTATCACCGCGCCCGTGGCGAAGGCCAGCTGGTGTTGCTGGACGCTGCGACACTGGAGCCGATGGCGTCGGTGCACCTGCCGCAGCGGGTACCGCTGGGCTTCCATGGCAACTGGTCGGCCACCGCCTGA